A stretch of the Chanos chanos chromosome 1, fChaCha1.1, whole genome shotgun sequence genome encodes the following:
- the canx gene encoding calnexin isoform X1, giving the protein MELKVRLCVLLLALSWCVTLMGEVRAQEETDDSELDVEDEVGDMGEDLDLDTEAEEEQEKAPTPPPAPAVTYKAPEPMGEHYFAESFDKGTLDDWVLSKAKKDDIDEDIAKYDGKWEVEELKDNKLPGDKGLVLKSRAKHHAISALLLRPFTFDTKPLIVQYEVNFQSGIDCGGAYVKLLSQTPDLDLDQFVDKTPYTIMFGPDKCGEDYKLHFIFRHKNPKTGEYEEKHAKKPDSDLRTYYTDKKTHLYSLVLNPDNSFEILIDNTVVNSGNLLNDMTPPVNPPAEIEDPDDHKPEDWDERPKIQDPDAVKPEDWDEDAPAKIPDEDAVKPDGWLDDEPEYIGDPDALKPEDWDEDMDGEWEAPQIPNPACESAPGCGKWERPMIDNPNYKGKWKPPMIDNPNYQGVWKPRKIPNPDYFEDLHPFRMTPFSAIGLELWSMSSDIFFDNFFITSDRNTAEKWANDGWGLKKAAEGAAEPGLVSNMITAAEERPWLWVIYVLTVALPLVLFIVFCCTGKKKPDTAASYKKTDEPQPDVKEEEEEKADEEEEEGEEAKGEEQTEEKNSDAEESPEEPAAKEEEEAETKEEDDDDDDDDDKTDEKQEEDVLRRSPRNRKPRKD; this is encoded by the exons ATGGAGCTGAAGGTgcgattgtgtgtgttgttactggCTCTGAGCTGGTGTGTGACACTCATGGGGGAGGTGCGAGCTCAGGAGGAGACAGACGACTCCGAGCTCGATGTGGAGGATGAAGTTGGGGACATGGGAGAGGACTTGGACCTGGATACAGAGGCAGAAGAGGAACAGGAGAAAGCCCCCACACCACCTCCTGCACCTGCT gTGACCTATAAGGCCCCTGAGCCAATGGGAGAGCACTATTTTGCTGAATCATTTGATAAAGGCACCCTGGATGA ctgGGTTTTatcaaaagcaaagaaagatgACATTGATGAAGACATCGCCAAATATGACG GTAAATGGGAGGTGGAGGAATTAAAGGATAACAAACTCCCTGGCGATAAAGGACTTGTGTTGAAATCCAGAGCCAAACACCACGCCATTTCTGCCCTGCTGCTGCGGCCTTTCACCTTTGACACTAAACCCCTCATCGtcca GTACGAGGTGAACTTCCAGAGTGGCATCGACTGTGGGGGTGCTTACGTCAAGCTGCTCTCCCAGACCCCCGACCTTGACCTG GATCAGTTTGTGGATAAGACTCCATACACCATCATGTTTGGTCCAGACAAGTGTGGAGAGGACTACAAACTCCATTTTATCTTCAGACATAAGAACCCTAAGACTGGCGAATATGAGGAGAAACACGCCAAGAAACCTGACTCAGACCTGCGGACGTACTACACTGACAAAAAGACCCACCTCTACTCTCTAG TGCTGAATCCTGATAACAGCTTTGAGATCCTTATCGACAATACTGTGGTGAACAGTGGTAACCTGCTGAACGACATGACCCCACCAGTCAACCCACCAGCGGAGATTGAAGATCCAGATGATCATAAACCTGAGGATTGGGACGAGAGACCCAAAATCCAGGACCCAGATGCAGTGAAACCTGAggactg GGATGAGGACGCTCCGGCGAAGATTCCAGATGAAGATGCCGTGAAGCCAGACGGCTGGCTGGACGATGAACCTGAATACATCGGCGATCCAGACGCCCTCAAACCGGAGGACTG ggatGAGGATATGGATGGTGAGTGGGAGGCGCCACAGATCCCTAACCCCGCCTGCGAATCCGCCCCCGGCTGTGGAAAGTGGGAGAGGCCAATGATTGACAACCCTAACTACAAGGGCAAGTGGAAGCCCCCCATGATTGACAATCCTAATTATCAG GGTGTGTGGAAGCCCAGGAAGATTCCAAACCCAGACTACTTTGAGGACCTGCACCCATTCCGCATGACTCCCTTCAGCGCCATTGGCCTGGAGCTCTGGTCCATGTCGTCTGACATCTTCTTCGACAACTTCTTCATCACCTCCGACCGTAACACAGCGGAGAAGTGGGCCAACGACGGCTGGGGTTTGAAGAAAGCGGCTGAGGGAGCTGCAGAG CCTGGCCTGGTGTCCAACATGATTACGGCGGCAGAGGAGCGGCCCTGGCTCTGGGTGATCTACGTCCTGACTGTGGCTCTTCCTCTCGTCCTCTTCATCGTCTTCTGCTGCACGGGCaag AAGAAGCCAGATACGGCTGCATCCTACAAGAAAACAGATGAACCACAGCCTGAtgtgaaggaggaagaggaggagaaggcagatgaggaggaagaggagggggaggaggcgAAGGGGGAGGAGCAGACAG aggagaagaacagtgaTGCTGAGGAAAGCCCTGAAGAACCAGCGGctaaggaagaggaagaggcagagacaaaggaggaagatgatgatgatgatgatgatgatgataaaacgGATGAG AAACAGGAAGAGGACGTTCTGAGAAGGTCTCCCAGAAACAGGAAACCAAGAAAAGACTGA
- the canx gene encoding calnexin isoform X2, giving the protein MELKVRLCVLLLALSWCVTLMGEVRAQEETDDSELDVEDEVGDMGEDLDLDTEAEEEQEKAPTPPPAPAVTYKAPEPMGEHYFAESFDKGTLDDWVLSKAKKDDIDEDIAKYDGKWEVEELKDNKLPGDKGLVLKSRAKHHAISALLLRPFTFDTKPLIVQYEVNFQSGIDCGGAYVKLLSQTPDLDLDQFVDKTPYTIMFGPDKCGEDYKLHFIFRHKNPKTGEYEEKHAKKPDSDLRTYYTDKKTHLYSLVLNPDNSFEILIDNTVVNSGNLLNDMTPPVNPPAEIEDPDDHKPEDWDERPKIQDPDAVKPEDWDEDAPAKIPDEDAVKPDGWLDDEPEYIGDPDALKPEDWDEDMDGEWEAPQIPNPACESAPGCGKWERPMIDNPNYKGKWKPPMIDNPNYQGVWKPRKIPNPDYFEDLHPFRMTPFSAIGLELWSMSSDIFFDNFFITSDRNTAEKWANDGWGLKKAAEGAAEPGLVSNMITAAEERPWLWVIYVLTVALPLVLFIVFCCTGKKPDTAASYKKTDEPQPDVKEEEEEKADEEEEEGEEAKGEEQTEEKNSDAEESPEEPAAKEEEEAETKEEDDDDDDDDDKTDEKQEEDVLRRSPRNRKPRKD; this is encoded by the exons ATGGAGCTGAAGGTgcgattgtgtgtgttgttactggCTCTGAGCTGGTGTGTGACACTCATGGGGGAGGTGCGAGCTCAGGAGGAGACAGACGACTCCGAGCTCGATGTGGAGGATGAAGTTGGGGACATGGGAGAGGACTTGGACCTGGATACAGAGGCAGAAGAGGAACAGGAGAAAGCCCCCACACCACCTCCTGCACCTGCT gTGACCTATAAGGCCCCTGAGCCAATGGGAGAGCACTATTTTGCTGAATCATTTGATAAAGGCACCCTGGATGA ctgGGTTTTatcaaaagcaaagaaagatgACATTGATGAAGACATCGCCAAATATGACG GTAAATGGGAGGTGGAGGAATTAAAGGATAACAAACTCCCTGGCGATAAAGGACTTGTGTTGAAATCCAGAGCCAAACACCACGCCATTTCTGCCCTGCTGCTGCGGCCTTTCACCTTTGACACTAAACCCCTCATCGtcca GTACGAGGTGAACTTCCAGAGTGGCATCGACTGTGGGGGTGCTTACGTCAAGCTGCTCTCCCAGACCCCCGACCTTGACCTG GATCAGTTTGTGGATAAGACTCCATACACCATCATGTTTGGTCCAGACAAGTGTGGAGAGGACTACAAACTCCATTTTATCTTCAGACATAAGAACCCTAAGACTGGCGAATATGAGGAGAAACACGCCAAGAAACCTGACTCAGACCTGCGGACGTACTACACTGACAAAAAGACCCACCTCTACTCTCTAG TGCTGAATCCTGATAACAGCTTTGAGATCCTTATCGACAATACTGTGGTGAACAGTGGTAACCTGCTGAACGACATGACCCCACCAGTCAACCCACCAGCGGAGATTGAAGATCCAGATGATCATAAACCTGAGGATTGGGACGAGAGACCCAAAATCCAGGACCCAGATGCAGTGAAACCTGAggactg GGATGAGGACGCTCCGGCGAAGATTCCAGATGAAGATGCCGTGAAGCCAGACGGCTGGCTGGACGATGAACCTGAATACATCGGCGATCCAGACGCCCTCAAACCGGAGGACTG ggatGAGGATATGGATGGTGAGTGGGAGGCGCCACAGATCCCTAACCCCGCCTGCGAATCCGCCCCCGGCTGTGGAAAGTGGGAGAGGCCAATGATTGACAACCCTAACTACAAGGGCAAGTGGAAGCCCCCCATGATTGACAATCCTAATTATCAG GGTGTGTGGAAGCCCAGGAAGATTCCAAACCCAGACTACTTTGAGGACCTGCACCCATTCCGCATGACTCCCTTCAGCGCCATTGGCCTGGAGCTCTGGTCCATGTCGTCTGACATCTTCTTCGACAACTTCTTCATCACCTCCGACCGTAACACAGCGGAGAAGTGGGCCAACGACGGCTGGGGTTTGAAGAAAGCGGCTGAGGGAGCTGCAGAG CCTGGCCTGGTGTCCAACATGATTACGGCGGCAGAGGAGCGGCCCTGGCTCTGGGTGATCTACGTCCTGACTGTGGCTCTTCCTCTCGTCCTCTTCATCGTCTTCTGCTGCACGGGCaag AAGCCAGATACGGCTGCATCCTACAAGAAAACAGATGAACCACAGCCTGAtgtgaaggaggaagaggaggagaaggcagatgaggaggaagaggagggggaggaggcgAAGGGGGAGGAGCAGACAG aggagaagaacagtgaTGCTGAGGAAAGCCCTGAAGAACCAGCGGctaaggaagaggaagaggcagagacaaaggaggaagatgatgatgatgatgatgatgatgataaaacgGATGAG AAACAGGAAGAGGACGTTCTGAGAAGGTCTCCCAGAAACAGGAAACCAAGAAAAGACTGA